One Setaria viridis chromosome 7, Setaria_viridis_v4.0, whole genome shotgun sequence genomic region harbors:
- the LOC117865938 gene encoding uncharacterized protein, protein MEMDEEEEEEELGPEGCFELHRKSWLSIFGRNGAIPFEAETEYPPMRRTDIPVPPEPGCGSGDTMEVFFVKVNQITSDLQWPLDVYGIVAVRDSLDWKRNYLFSRGRDNCQTLTSQDCLLELTGPSRSILLWDEPIFEIDLKVKDKGSSLSEDDKILCLDFFGYNNISYRGSLSYTRTEVLSSKHSTVEVRYAHVKRSVEATITARISKGSGNFSARLTACNTSIGEDVVLLDTRGKEVVVNKDRQVTLQRRVVVVEERAELILGIKAEQLGDAGESSTKLEKKFGFVAKSARSDECYFHIGSSSLHMVVAWSVLL, encoded by the exons ATGGAgatggatgaggaggaggaggaggaggagctggggccggaGGGTTGCTTTGAGTTGCACCGCAAGAGTTGGCTCTCGATATTCGGCAGAAACGGCGCCATCCCCTTCGAGGCCGAGA CTGAGTACCCTCCCATGCGTCGCACGGACATACCGGTGCCGCCAGAACCTGGATGTGGTTCTGGTGATACCATGGAGGTCTTCTTCGTCAAGGTGAATCAGATCACCAGCGACCTCCAATGGCCACTAGATGTCTATGGCATCGTCGCTGTGCGCGATTCCCTAGACTGGAAGCGCAACTACCTCTTCAGTCGAGGCAGAGATAATTGCCAGACCCTCACCTCTCAG GATTGTCTTTTGGAACTTACAGGTCCTAGCCGATCTATCCTGCTGTGGGATGAGCCTATTTTTGAGATTGACCTGAAAGTGAAGGACAAAGGGAGTTCATTGTCTGAAGATGACAAGATTTTATGCTTGGATTTCTTTGGATACAACAACATCTCTTACAGAGGCAGTCTCAGTTACACCAGAACAGAGGTGCTTTCAAGCAAGCATAGCACAGTGGAGGTCAGGTACGCTCATGTCAAGCGCTCCGTGGAGGCGACCATCACTGCCCGCATCAGCAAGGGATCAGGCAACTTTAGTGCACGCCTCACTGCCTGCAACACGAGCATTGGTGAGGATGTAGTGCTGCTGGACACCAGAGGCAAGGAGGTGGTCGTCAACAAGGATAGGCAGGTCACACTGCAGCGCCGAGTAGTCGTCGTGGAGGAGAGGGCTGAACTGATCCTTGGCATCAAGGCTGAACAGCTAGGTGACGCTGGCGAGAGCAGCACTAAGCTTGAGAAGAAGTTTGGTTTTGTAGCTAAGTCAGCCCGGAGCGATGAATGCTATTTTCACATTGGATCCTCGAGCCTGCACATGGTGGTTGCATGGTCTGTTCTTCTTTAG
- the LOC117865937 gene encoding protein ENHANCED DOWNY MILDEW 2 codes for MARRKVSSGELRRMKKNREIREKKNKLKEGMDDDSAEEYDVCAICDDGGSVTCCDGVCQRAFHLGASHPVDSDDDDSEEHDDCREKLGLTLEQAKMIISTEEGFICKNCQFKQHQCFACGLLGSSDDASSHPEVFQCERDNCAHFYHPKCIAQLLYPDSEEAALFEVEVAAAREKFTCPMHECIVCKGVENKNDRNMQFAVCRRCPTAYHRQCLPSDIIFKSRRGPNGSLQRAWNDILPDRILIFCMKHKIVRNLRTPERNHIIFPEANGVPVPETLEGAPMEQDVPEEIEPPPSSEQTQPPPPAASNQNQCSCSSPLTFAPSFLYRQPYPGSCGWIDD; via the exons ATGGCTCGGAGAAAGGTAAGTTCGGGGGAGCTccggaggatgaagaagaatcGTGAaatcagggaaaagaaaaacaagctcaAGGAAGGAATGGATGACGACTCAGCCGAG GAATATGATGTTTGTGCGATTTGTGATGATGGTGGTTCTGTAACTTG CTGCGATGGTGTATGTCAAAGGGCTTTCCACCTAGGGGCTTCCCACCCAGTCGACAGTGACGACGACGACAGTGAGGAACATGATGATTGCAGAGAAAAACTTGGGCTAACTTTAGAACAGGCAAAG ATGATTATCAGTACGGAAGAAGGTTTTATATGCAAGAACTGCCAGTTCAAGCAGCATCAGTGTTTTGCTTGTGGATTGCTGGGGTCTTCTGATGACGCATCATCACACCCTGAG GTGTTCCAATGTGAGCGTGACAATTGTGCGCACTTTTACCACCCTAAATGTATTGCTCAACTGCTATACCCGGATAGCGAAGAGGCTGCACTTTTTGAGGTCGAAGTTGCTGCTGCCAGGGAGAAATTCACTTGTCCTATGCATGAATGTATCGTTTGCAAGGGTGTAGAGAACAAGAATGACAGGAACATGCAGTTTGCAGTGTGCAGACGCTGCCCAACTGCATACCACCGGCAGTGCTTGCCAAG TGATATCATTTTCAAATCGCGGAGAGGCCCCAATGGCTCGCTCCAAAGGGCGTGGAACGACATTCTACCTGACCGAATTTTAATATTCTGCAT GAAGCATAAGATTGTAAGGAACCTACGAACACCCGAGAGGAACCATATCATCTTTCCTGAAGCCAATGGAGTTCCCGTGCCGGAAACGCTTGAAGGTGCACCCATGGAACAAGATGTGCCTGAGGAAATTGAGCCGCCCCCCTCCTCGGAGCAAACTCAGCCGCCTCCACCAGCTGCAAGCAACCAGAATCAGTGCTCCTGTTCCAGTCCCCTCACATTCGCTCCAAGCTTTTTGTACAGGCAACCATATCCAGGCTCTTGCGGTTGGATCGATGACTGA